Genomic DNA from Sphingobium sp. WTD-1:
AGTAGCAATCACGCCTGGGCCGACAATTTGGTGCCGACCACGCCGATCACGATCATCGCCATGAAACCGATCTGGGCCATGTTGACCCGATCGCCATAGAGAATCATGCCGCCGATGATGACGCCCACGGCGCCCAGGCCCGTCCAGATCGCATAGGCGGTGCCCGCCGGCAGATCCCGCATCGCCAGCGCCAGCAAGCCCATGTTGAGGAAGCTGAGGCCGATCGGCACGGCCGATGCCTGCCAGCTGCCGACAGTGGCGGCCCATTTGAGGCTCAATGCCCAGATGATTTCGGTGAATACGGCAATGCCGAGAATGACCCAGGCCAAGCGGCGTTCCTCTTGCGGTAACGGGCTCGGCTGGAGCGGCGCGCGGACCGGAAACCCGAAAGAGGCGGCGCGCCGATGAGGG
This window encodes:
- a CDS encoding multidrug efflux SMR transporter; amino-acid sequence: MAWVILGIAVFTEIIWALSLKWAATVGSWQASAVPIGLSFLNMGLLALAMRDLPAGTAYAIWTGLGAVGVIIGGMILYGDRVNMAQIGFMAMIVIGVVGTKLSAQA